Proteins encoded in a region of the Cloacibacillus sp. genome:
- the surE gene encoding 5'/3'-nucleotidase SurE, with amino-acid sequence MKKILITNDDGIYADGIQTLARKFYDEGYDVTAVAPDRERSASGHSMTMDRPLMIKEVSKGHIAGGFCAYSCDGTPTDCVIMALDVLKIEPDIILSGINRGPNLADDITYSGTACAAMEGLVYGYPSIAVSLVCGTRSPEKHYAAAAEAALKIVRELAVNPMQKDVFYNVNVPNIPVAQLNGVRLTSKGKRYYHDKITTVETPSGGKAYWVGGSIRDDMDEGTDVWAVAHNYISITPVHLQLTSFEALDFAKKTSFEENVFNAVSSKK; translated from the coding sequence ATGAAAAAAATACTCATAACAAACGATGACGGCATCTACGCCGACGGCATCCAAACGCTTGCAAGGAAATTTTACGACGAAGGCTACGACGTAACGGCGGTCGCGCCCGACAGAGAGCGCAGCGCCTCCGGCCATTCAATGACGATGGACCGGCCCCTCATGATAAAAGAGGTGAGCAAAGGCCATATCGCGGGCGGTTTTTGCGCCTACTCGTGCGACGGCACCCCCACCGACTGCGTCATAATGGCGCTTGACGTGCTCAAAATAGAGCCGGACATCATCCTCTCCGGCATAAACAGAGGCCCGAACCTGGCCGACGACATAACATACTCCGGTACCGCCTGCGCCGCGATGGAGGGGCTTGTCTACGGCTATCCGTCCATCGCAGTCTCCCTCGTCTGCGGCACACGTTCGCCTGAAAAACATTACGCCGCGGCGGCGGAGGCCGCCCTCAAAATAGTGAGGGAACTTGCCGTCAACCCGATGCAAAAAGACGTATTCTACAACGTCAACGTCCCAAACATCCCGGTCGCGCAACTAAACGGCGTAAGGCTGACAAGCAAAGGCAAACGCTACTACCACGATAAAATCACGACGGTAGAGACGCCGTCTGGAGGCAAAGCCTACTGGGTCGGCGGAAGCATACGTGACGACATGGACGAAGGAACGGACGTCTGGGCCGTCGCGCACAACTACATCTCCATAACGCCGGTGCATCTTCAGCTCACCTCATTCGAGGCGCTTGATTTTGCAAAAAAGACCTCGTTTGAAGAAAACGTATTCAACGCCGTCAGCAGCAAAAAATAA
- the thiW gene encoding energy coupling factor transporter S component ThiW yields MQNDAKQNDMKNDVKRILFKKAVLAGILAAAGVVLSVVSIPIGPTKCFPFQHTINVVAGILLGPWWAAGAAFTTSVIRNMMGTGSLFAFPGSIFGALFVGFAAKALPSKYKAFAACAEPAGTGIVGAWVAAQLLGPAIGKNVGFIFLSGSFLMSCVPGAAIGALLVCCLQKRMAISRTFGAMI; encoded by the coding sequence ATGCAGAACGACGCGAAACAAAATGATATGAAAAATGATGTGAAAAGGATTTTATTTAAAAAGGCGGTGCTTGCCGGCATTCTTGCCGCGGCGGGCGTGGTGCTTTCAGTCGTATCCATTCCCATAGGGCCTACGAAGTGCTTCCCTTTCCAGCACACCATCAACGTAGTGGCGGGGATACTTCTTGGCCCGTGGTGGGCGGCGGGGGCCGCGTTTACGACGAGCGTCATCAGAAACATGATGGGGACGGGAAGTCTTTTCGCCTTTCCCGGCAGCATCTTTGGAGCGCTCTTTGTTGGATTTGCCGCAAAAGCGCTTCCTTCAAAGTATAAGGCTTTCGCCGCGTGCGCAGAGCCGGCCGGCACCGGCATAGTGGGCGCGTGGGTCGCGGCGCAGCTGCTTGGCCCCGCCATCGGCAAAAACGTCGGTTTTATCTTCCTCTCCGGCTCTTTTCTCATGAGCTGCGTGCCAGGAGCCGCGATAGGCGCGCTTTTGGTCTGCTGTCTGCAAAAGCGCATGGCTATATCGCGCACCTTTGGAGCTATGATCTAA
- a CDS encoding thiamine diphosphokinase, which translates to MSAPVFCAAFPGAVVETNAEGADCLLMVLGGRAPSAAWLSSLSCFSKVWAVDKGIEVCRAAGLVPDMLIGDGDSASRESWRWAEEKNVPVHRFDSEKDLTDFQLALEICAREHKNQKKNIILTGAFGGRFDHLWSVVLSFLNSPVGCVPFCIADDREAMLFLQSEEHASVTFETAPKALSVIPFSPRCARVTFTGVRWPLECAELQYSRPYSISNRLEGGRTAKLSCGEGTLGLYWIFNEADHGGAPL; encoded by the coding sequence ATGAGCGCGCCCGTGTTTTGCGCGGCGTTTCCCGGAGCCGTCGTCGAAACAAACGCGGAGGGCGCGGACTGCCTGCTGATGGTGCTTGGCGGCAGAGCGCCGTCTGCTGCGTGGCTTTCGTCGCTTTCCTGTTTTTCTAAGGTGTGGGCCGTCGACAAGGGGATAGAGGTATGCCGCGCCGCGGGCCTCGTCCCCGACATGCTCATAGGCGACGGAGACAGCGCAAGCCGCGAAAGCTGGCGCTGGGCGGAAGAAAAAAATGTGCCGGTGCACCGCTTTGACAGCGAAAAAGATTTGACGGATTTTCAGCTTGCGCTTGAGATTTGTGCCAGGGAACACAAAAATCAAAAGAAAAATATAATCCTGACTGGAGCCTTTGGAGGCAGATTCGACCATTTATGGAGCGTCGTACTCTCTTTTTTGAACTCGCCTGTCGGCTGCGTTCCTTTTTGCATAGCGGACGACCGTGAGGCAATGCTTTTTTTACAAAGCGAAGAGCACGCCTCCGTGACATTCGAGACTGCGCCCAAAGCGCTTTCGGTTATTCCGTTTTCGCCGCGGTGCGCGCGAGTTACCTTCACCGGAGTGAGGTGGCCGCTCGAATGCGCCGAACTTCAATATTCGCGGCCCTATTCCATAAGCAACCGCTTAGAGGGCGGCCGCACCGCTAAACTTTCATGCGGCGAAGGCACGCTTGGGCTTTATTGGATATTTAATGAAGCCGATCACGGCGGCGCGCCGCTTTAA
- the thiE gene encoding thiamine phosphate synthase, which translates to MGVDRKKLAERLKLYLICGEGKSPAENLRIVEAALAGGVTAVQLRVKSWSGRDCYHTALAMKELCRAAGALFIINDRLDAALAAGADGVHLGQSDLPIDAARRVAAEGFIIGGTARTPELAREAKRLGADYIGCGAAFATGTKNDAVVIGPEGIAQTLACADIPSVAIGGIEISNIAGLAGCGCSGISLSGAIMNSDDPAAVARALIKEIDGSLRARS; encoded by the coding sequence ATGGGCGTTGACCGTAAAAAACTTGCCGAAAGGCTGAAACTTTATCTTATCTGCGGCGAGGGCAAAAGTCCCGCGGAAAACCTGCGGATAGTTGAGGCGGCGCTTGCAGGCGGCGTCACCGCCGTGCAGCTTCGCGTCAAAAGCTGGAGCGGGCGCGACTGCTACCATACCGCGCTTGCAATGAAAGAGCTGTGCCGCGCGGCGGGCGCGCTTTTTATCATAAACGACAGGCTTGACGCGGCGCTTGCCGCTGGCGCGGACGGCGTCCACTTAGGACAGAGCGACCTTCCGATAGACGCAGCCAGACGCGTGGCGGCAGAGGGCTTCATCATCGGCGGCACCGCGCGGACGCCGGAGCTTGCGCGCGAGGCAAAAAGACTTGGCGCGGATTACATCGGCTGCGGCGCGGCCTTTGCCACCGGCACGAAAAACGACGCCGTGGTGATAGGGCCGGAGGGCATAGCGCAAACGCTTGCTTGCGCAGACATTCCCTCCGTGGCCATTGGCGGCATAGAGATATCCAATATCGCGGGGCTTGCGGGCTGCGGCTGTTCGGGCATATCGCTTTCAGGGGCGATAATGAACTCAGACGACCCGGCAGCGGTCGCGCGGGCGCTTATAAAAGAAATCGACGGGAGCTTGCGCGCCCGGTCATAA
- a CDS encoding hydroxyethylthiazole kinase: MAKPLIYQITNTVSAQMQADCTALLGGLSIMSRNVREAKQIAEASDALLINIGTPPENALELYCEAASGASSKGRPMALDLVGFGFSDFRTHAAKELLSKFKFSVVKGNHAEIAALCGRAAAPRGVSCDGAEKEMAAVTKECAAHLGCVVFATGAQDFVSDGERDFIIGGGSALMNRTSGFGCALGSAAALFCANQRPLDASRRALRLFRGAAHKAERTAKGAYSFRINFMDMLAELSDAKERTKNGR, encoded by the coding sequence ATGGCTAAGCCGCTCATTTATCAGATAACGAACACCGTCTCGGCGCAGATGCAGGCCGACTGCACGGCGCTGCTTGGCGGCCTTTCGATAATGTCGCGAAATGTCCGTGAGGCAAAGCAGATAGCGGAGGCAAGCGACGCCCTGCTGATAAACATCGGAACGCCGCCTGAAAACGCGCTTGAACTCTATTGCGAGGCGGCCTCTGGCGCCTCATCGAAGGGGCGTCCGATGGCGCTTGACCTTGTAGGCTTTGGCTTTTCAGATTTTCGGACACACGCGGCTAAGGAACTTCTTTCAAAATTTAAGTTTTCCGTGGTCAAGGGCAACCACGCGGAGATAGCTGCGCTCTGCGGAAGGGCCGCCGCGCCGCGCGGCGTATCGTGCGACGGCGCGGAAAAAGAAATGGCCGCAGTGACGAAAGAATGCGCGGCGCATCTAGGCTGCGTCGTCTTTGCCACAGGCGCGCAGGATTTCGTGTCGGACGGCGAGCGTGATTTCATAATTGGCGGCGGCTCCGCGCTTATGAACAGAACAAGCGGCTTCGGCTGCGCGCTGGGGAGCGCCGCTGCGTTGTTTTGCGCAAACCAGCGGCCGCTTGACGCGTCGCGCCGCGCGCTGCGGCTTTTCAGAGGCGCGGCGCACAAGGCCGAAAGAACTGCAAAGGGCGCGTACAGTTTTAGGATAAATTTTATGGACATGCTGGCGGAGTTGTCGGATGCGAAGGAGCGTACCAAAAATGGGCGTTGA
- a CDS encoding type II toxin-antitoxin system PemK/MazF family toxin, producing the protein MELKRGGIYYITFPYTLDPKYPHGKSKFVLVLQEGEYFSKFNTVEILLITSDKLYKPRDRYVTDVVVEPGSTRLKEKSWILCAQPYPIEKKLFDAEGVWCAGELDAAKMDEVDEAIYIGLCMGLQHELAVEPGENLA; encoded by the coding sequence ATGGAGCTAAAAAGAGGTGGGATTTATTATATAACATTTCCATATACACTTGACCCAAAGTATCCCCACGGCAAAAGTAAATTTGTATTGGTGCTTCAGGAGGGCGAATATTTCAGTAAATTCAATACGGTAGAAATCTTACTGATAACCTCTGACAAACTTTACAAGCCGCGTGATAGGTATGTTACCGACGTTGTCGTTGAGCCTGGCTCGACAAGGCTAAAGGAAAAATCTTGGATTCTTTGTGCACAACCATACCCTATTGAAAAAAAACTGTTCGATGCAGAAGGGGTTTGGTGTGCAGGAGAACTTGATGCGGCAAAGATGGACGAAGTGGATGAAGCTATCTACATCGGCCTTTGCATGGGACTACAGCATGAACTTGCCGTAGAACCAGGAGAAAATTTGGCTTAA
- the thiD gene encoding bifunctional hydroxymethylpyrimidine kinase/phosphomethylpyrimidine kinase, which produces MRHGIYRGITMTVAGSDSGGGAGIQADLKTFAALKVFGTSAITAVTIQNSLGVTGFHCVPPEVITAQILAVGKDFPVDAVKTGMLGSRAAVAAAAEAFSELGVTKLVVDPVMVAQSGDSLLADEAVEAVRNIIVPMALIVTPNLPEAEKLTGMKISDVEDMTAAAHEIAKLGCRAVLVKGGHLSGEPDIITDVLLADGQLTLLQDRRIETAANHGTGCTLSSAIAAELAAGCGLFEAVTRARKYLRAGLSHGVTAGHGAGCLGHAVVMPWIESTNG; this is translated from the coding sequence GTGAGACATGGAATATACAGGGGCATAACTATGACGGTCGCGGGCAGCGATTCTGGGGGAGGAGCCGGAATACAGGCGGACCTCAAGACGTTTGCTGCGCTCAAGGTGTTTGGAACGAGCGCTATAACCGCGGTTACGATACAAAATTCACTGGGCGTCACAGGATTTCACTGCGTGCCGCCGGAGGTCATCACCGCGCAGATACTGGCCGTGGGCAAAGATTTTCCTGTGGACGCGGTGAAGACTGGAATGCTCGGAAGCCGCGCGGCGGTCGCGGCGGCGGCTGAGGCTTTTAGCGAGCTTGGCGTGACAAAGCTTGTAGTAGACCCGGTGATGGTTGCGCAAAGCGGCGACTCGCTGCTGGCGGATGAGGCGGTGGAGGCCGTGAGGAATATTATCGTACCTATGGCGCTCATCGTAACGCCGAATCTGCCCGAGGCCGAAAAACTGACCGGCATGAAAATATCGGACGTCGAGGATATGACGGCTGCGGCGCATGAGATAGCAAAGCTCGGCTGCCGCGCTGTGCTTGTGAAGGGCGGACATCTTTCGGGCGAACCCGACATCATTACGGATGTGCTGCTTGCCGACGGGCAGCTGACGCTGTTGCAGGACAGGCGCATCGAGACTGCGGCAAACCACGGCACGGGCTGTACGCTGAGCTCGGCTATCGCGGCGGAGCTTGCGGCGGGCTGCGGCCTTTTTGAGGCTGTGACGCGCGCCAGAAAATACCTGCGCGCGGGACTTTCCCACGGCGTAACAGCCGGGCACGGAGCGGGATGTCTGGGACACGCTGTCGTCATGCCGTGGATAGAGAGCACAAATGGCTAA
- a CDS encoding site-2 protease family protein, whose product MFRNLFTAAGIAELLLSLPAVLWAITFHEYCHGLAAKLLGDDTAEREGRLSLNPMHHLDPMGALCLLLFRFGWAKPVPIDTRYFKHPKRDIIIVSLAGVTGNLLTAFVCAQLVRFLPALFSSWGAQQFILLMIYINLGLAAFNLLPIPPLDGSRILYVLLPYQWMKYYYWLERYGMIVIVALLVTDVLPYLMQPIMSVLFRIVMI is encoded by the coding sequence ATGTTTAGAAATCTATTTACAGCGGCCGGCATTGCGGAGCTGCTTCTTTCCCTTCCGGCCGTGCTGTGGGCCATCACCTTTCACGAATACTGCCACGGACTAGCCGCGAAGCTGTTGGGCGACGACACCGCCGAACGCGAGGGGCGTCTTTCGCTGAACCCAATGCACCACCTTGACCCGATGGGCGCGCTCTGCCTGCTTCTTTTTCGCTTCGGCTGGGCGAAGCCCGTGCCGATAGATACGCGCTACTTCAAGCACCCAAAGCGCGACATAATAATCGTAAGTTTGGCCGGCGTCACCGGCAACCTGCTCACTGCCTTCGTCTGCGCGCAGCTCGTGCGATTTCTTCCCGCCCTCTTCAGCAGCTGGGGCGCTCAGCAGTTCATCCTGCTCATGATATACATCAACTTGGGGCTTGCGGCCTTCAACCTTCTGCCGATACCTCCGCTTGACGGTTCAAGGATACTTTACGTCCTGCTCCCGTATCAGTGGATGAAATATTACTACTGGCTCGAACGCTACGGAATGATAGTGATAGTAGCGCTCCTCGTCACAGATGTCCTTCCGTATCTGATGCAGCCGATAATGTCCGTACTTTTTAGAATAGTGATGATATAG
- the thiT gene encoding energy-coupled thiamine transporter ThiT, with protein MKIPLRVLVEGALSIAFSIVLSYFKLFTMPQGGSVSLGLLPLLIFAFRNGGRYGMLAGAVTGLLRLMLGGYVVHPAQALLDYPVAYALVGVAGFFPHRKWLGVIAACFANFAAAVLSGVVFFAAYAPAGTNVWLYSAVYNASSCIPETAILLALVYLITPKLEKFGR; from the coding sequence ATGAAGATACCGCTTCGCGTGCTAGTTGAGGGAGCTCTCTCCATCGCTTTTTCGATAGTGCTCTCATACTTTAAGCTCTTTACGATGCCGCAGGGAGGCTCCGTAAGCCTAGGGCTTTTGCCGCTTCTTATCTTTGCCTTTAGAAACGGAGGCAGATACGGCATGCTGGCCGGCGCCGTAACAGGGCTGCTTAGGCTCATGCTCGGCGGCTACGTCGTGCATCCCGCGCAGGCGCTGCTGGACTACCCTGTAGCCTACGCTCTCGTGGGCGTCGCGGGCTTTTTTCCGCACCGGAAATGGCTTGGCGTCATCGCGGCCTGCTTTGCGAATTTCGCGGCGGCTGTGCTTTCAGGCGTCGTATTTTTTGCAGCCTACGCTCCAGCCGGCACGAACGTGTGGCTCTATTCCGCCGTATACAACGCAAGCAGTTGCATTCCAGAGACTGCGATACTGCTGGCGCTCGTATACCTGATAACGCCGAAGCTCGAGAAATTCGGACGATGA
- a CDS encoding argininosuccinate synthase has product MTAEKKGKVVLAYSGGLDTSVAIPWLHDQGYEVITLTMHVGQQADNLEEIKAKAYAAGAAKAYVVDLREAFIDTFVWPALKSNAVYQGIYPLNSALSRPMIAQALIWCAEKENAIAVAHGCTGKGQDQVRIEVCCNALNPEIEVLAPVRDWGFTREEEMDYAAEHNVPVPTTRKNPYSIDDNLWGRSIECGILEDPWNEPPKDAYKLTADPKEAPDEEVTVEITFEGGVPVAIDGKKMGSIELIDFMNKTAGKAGYGRIDMVEDRLVGFKSREVYECPGALALLSAHKKLESITLSKDTLRTKRELEVKFAEMTYEGYWFSPLMEAVQAFMESTQKAVNGTVRMVFYKGNCIVNGMKSDSSVYSKALATYSAGDIFDQSASVGFIKIWGMPIKTWRQTHKEKNVNPIDTLMMQKGKDATK; this is encoded by the coding sequence ATGACGGCAGAGAAAAAAGGCAAAGTGGTATTGGCATACAGCGGCGGACTAGACACATCGGTGGCCATTCCGTGGCTCCACGATCAGGGATACGAAGTCATCACGCTCACAATGCACGTAGGACAGCAGGCGGACAACCTTGAAGAGATAAAGGCAAAAGCATACGCCGCGGGCGCGGCCAAAGCCTACGTCGTAGACCTCCGCGAGGCCTTCATCGACACATTCGTCTGGCCCGCGCTCAAATCAAACGCGGTCTATCAGGGAATCTACCCGCTCAACTCCGCGCTCTCGCGCCCCATGATAGCGCAGGCGCTCATCTGGTGCGCCGAGAAAGAAAACGCAATAGCCGTAGCTCACGGCTGCACAGGCAAAGGACAGGACCAGGTGCGTATCGAAGTATGCTGCAACGCGCTGAACCCCGAAATAGAAGTTCTCGCTCCCGTCCGCGACTGGGGCTTCACCCGCGAAGAAGAGATGGACTACGCGGCGGAACACAACGTCCCCGTCCCCACAACGCGCAAGAACCCCTACAGCATCGACGACAACCTCTGGGGCCGCTCAATAGAGTGCGGCATCCTCGAAGACCCGTGGAACGAGCCTCCGAAAGACGCCTACAAACTGACCGCCGACCCGAAAGAGGCGCCCGACGAAGAGGTGACCGTCGAAATCACATTTGAAGGCGGCGTGCCGGTCGCCATCGACGGCAAAAAAATGGGCTCCATCGAACTGATAGACTTCATGAACAAAACTGCCGGCAAAGCTGGTTACGGACGCATCGACATGGTAGAAGACCGCCTCGTCGGCTTCAAAAGCCGCGAAGTATACGAATGCCCCGGCGCGCTCGCGCTGCTTTCCGCTCATAAAAAGCTTGAAAGCATCACGCTCTCAAAGGACACTCTGCGCACAAAGCGCGAGCTTGAGGTGAAATTCGCCGAAATGACCTACGAAGGCTACTGGTTCTCGCCGCTCATGGAGGCGGTGCAGGCATTCATGGAATCGACGCAGAAGGCCGTAAACGGCACTGTACGCATGGTCTTCTACAAAGGCAACTGCATCGTCAACGGAATGAAATCTGACTCCTCCGTCTACAGCAAGGCCCTTGCAACCTACTCCGCGGGCGACATCTTCGACCAGTCCGCCTCAGTCGGCTTCATAAAGATATGGGGAATGCCAATAAAGACCTGGCGCCAGACCCACAAAGAAAAGAACGTAAACCCCATAGACACACTGATGATGCAAAAGGGAAAAGACGCAACGAAATAA
- a CDS encoding Synerg-CTERM sorting domain-containing protein — protein MKKIIISISVFLLALCMALPGMAVEVSVLKTLEAEIATANGGTVKLTNDIADVTTERLLISKDVTLDLAGHTITFTEDLNKNNRGIEVTDGAKVVITSSTGVGKVIYGYEQGITVRGDCSYGDNRKAITSTVTLKGNVEIKGLNENKGSTGVTIFGKGATLNIYDGVKISGHDFGIAGNGTKNLSTNKDNGGTTINIYGGEIKADAFAIYHPQDGILNMSGGTITGADGIQFKAGGAAITKVSGGVIKATGNFIEVGQLVDNSNGAVVTGSAISLIGNDSYTGNMTLNISGNGVKIISEKGYAVRQEITKGESSQISSVKISGGSFSGAKGALYFKNFTADKDKYALTGGSYSSNPKEYVGPGYAVAKHGDMFVVEIPAPAPTSPDLPADKPKEVQPVTPVVASVDITATAEDKAKTVSDAASYADKGTITAADLEVSPQGFVVPKEAVVQAAFADAMQKSNKEGSITEVNVLPLFLAKLTTSGDVAAISYSVKGSDLKAAKAGDVRVIKVLTSGTGEFFTFQSDSSKTADKNFALQLEGDKKFLAAADAIEAGKNYKLLLFVKDNGDFDLRKDTAGEVVDPAAIAKTTEKAAPTPTPTPTPTGGSSSSGCNAGLAALALLGVALVPSLYRKKR, from the coding sequence ATGAAGAAAATTATTATTTCAATTTCCGTATTCTTATTGGCACTATGTATGGCTTTACCAGGAATGGCGGTTGAAGTTAGCGTATTAAAAACGTTAGAGGCAGAAATAGCGACCGCTAATGGCGGTACGGTAAAACTGACGAATGATATTGCCGATGTTACCACAGAAAGGCTTCTCATCAGCAAAGACGTTACCCTAGATCTTGCAGGACATACTATTACCTTCACAGAAGACTTGAACAAAAATAATCGTGGCATCGAAGTCACAGACGGAGCTAAGGTAGTAATCACGTCGTCCACTGGCGTCGGAAAAGTAATTTACGGATACGAGCAAGGCATAACTGTAAGAGGCGACTGTAGTTACGGTGACAATAGAAAAGCAATAACGAGCACAGTGACTTTAAAGGGAAATGTGGAAATTAAAGGCTTAAATGAAAACAAAGGTTCTACTGGCGTTACAATCTTTGGTAAAGGTGCCACTCTAAACATATACGACGGTGTAAAAATTTCTGGTCATGATTTTGGAATAGCTGGCAATGGAACAAAAAATCTCAGCACGAATAAAGACAATGGCGGCACAACAATCAATATTTACGGCGGAGAAATTAAGGCCGATGCTTTTGCCATCTATCACCCTCAGGATGGTATATTGAATATGAGTGGAGGAACCATCACCGGCGCAGATGGCATACAATTTAAAGCTGGAGGCGCCGCAATTACAAAGGTTTCCGGCGGTGTAATAAAAGCCACTGGAAATTTTATTGAAGTTGGGCAGTTAGTAGATAACTCTAACGGAGCCGTCGTCACTGGCAGCGCCATTTCACTTATCGGTAACGATAGCTACACAGGAAATATGACATTGAACATCAGCGGAAACGGCGTAAAGATTATAAGTGAAAAGGGCTATGCAGTTCGTCAGGAAATAACTAAAGGAGAATCTTCTCAAATTTCTTCAGTAAAAATATCGGGTGGTAGCTTTAGCGGGGCTAAAGGAGCCTTGTACTTTAAAAATTTTACCGCAGATAAGGATAAATATGCACTCACCGGCGGCTCCTACAGCAGCAACCCCAAGGAATATGTCGGCCCCGGCTACGCGGTTGCTAAGCACGGCGATATGTTTGTCGTGGAAATTCCCGCTCCCGCTCCGACATCGCCGGACCTTCCAGCGGACAAACCAAAGGAAGTACAGCCTGTGACGCCAGTGGTGGCAAGCGTTGACATCACAGCGACCGCCGAGGATAAGGCAAAGACAGTAAGCGACGCCGCGAGTTACGCCGACAAGGGCACAATCACGGCGGCAGACCTCGAAGTAAGCCCGCAGGGCTTTGTCGTACCAAAGGAGGCCGTAGTACAGGCGGCCTTTGCTGATGCCATGCAAAAGAGCAATAAAGAAGGCTCCATCACAGAGGTAAACGTCCTGCCGCTCTTCTTGGCCAAACTCACGACCTCAGGGGACGTTGCTGCGATATCCTATTCCGTCAAAGGAAGCGACCTCAAAGCGGCGAAGGCCGGCGATGTTAGGGTCATAAAGGTACTCACCTCCGGCACAGGAGAGTTCTTCACTTTCCAGAGCGACTCAAGCAAAACGGCTGACAAAAATTTCGCTCTTCAGCTTGAAGGAGACAAGAAATTCCTCGCCGCCGCCGACGCCATTGAGGCGGGCAAGAATTACAAACTGCTCCTCTTTGTAAAGGACAACGGTGATTTTGACCTCCGCAAAGACACCGCCGGCGAAGTGGTGGACCCCGCGGCGATAGCAAAAACAACAGAAAAAGCAGCGCCCACACCAACGCCAACACCAACGCCCACTGGCGGCAGTTCCAGCAGCGGCTGCAACGCAGGACTTGCTGCGCTTGCGCTCCTTGGCGTGGCGCTCGTTCCTTCGCTCTACAGAAAAAAGAGATAG
- a CDS encoding dephospho-CoA kinase: MPIIGLTGDVGAGKSTLCSVWRVLGAHIIDADSAARALWDAPDVRCEAEKRWGEGFFDAPRRELYSKIAQKIFTDEEEYKFAAELLHKRTNAQIKAEALASGGVVVVEIPLLYECGDDEWLDYVIYAAAPLARRAERNAKRSWNAEEIKRRESKLLPREEKMKRADKIVTNSGTEEEWRALAAEVWRELETVKAKRG; this comes from the coding sequence GCGGGTGCTGGGCGCGCACATCATCGACGCGGACAGCGCCGCGCGCGCGCTGTGGGACGCGCCAGATGTGCGGTGCGAAGCCGAAAAACGCTGGGGCGAAGGCTTTTTTGACGCGCCCAGGCGCGAGCTCTATTCAAAAATAGCGCAGAAAATATTCACAGACGAAGAAGAATATAAATTTGCCGCGGAACTGCTTCACAAACGCACAAACGCGCAGATAAAAGCGGAGGCGCTGGCATCGGGAGGCGTCGTCGTAGTCGAGATACCGCTCCTTTACGAATGCGGCGACGACGAATGGCTGGACTACGTTATATACGCGGCGGCCCCGCTTGCACGCCGCGCGGAACGCAACGCAAAGCGCAGCTGGAACGCAGAAGAGATAAAACGCCGCGAATCAAAACTGCTGCCGCGGGAAGAAAAAATGAAGCGCGCCGACAAAATCGTCACAAACTCCGGCACAGAGGAAGAATGGCGTGCTCTGGCGGCCGAAGTCTGGCGCGAACTGGAAACGGTAAAGGCAAAGCGCGGATAA